A stretch of DNA from Streptomyces venezuelae:
GGAAAGGGACTCGATGGAGCACACCGTCGTCCGTTGTGCCGAAGGGCATGTTTTCAGCACCGCTGCGTTCCCGCTGCGGCAGCTCGGTGCCGGCCGGATCGGGCCCGGGCGGCTCATCCGGTGTCCGCGGTGCGCGCGGTTGCGGCATGCCGTGCCCGTGGGGGCCGTGAAGCGGTAGCAGCGGCGGGGCGGGGACGCGCGCGGCGGCTCTCGATTGGGGGTGGCCCGCGCGCTCTGCGTATCCTCGGGACGTGCTTCTCTCAGACAAGGACATCCGGGCCGAGATCGACAGCGGACGGGTTCGCATCGACCCGTTCGAGGAGTCGATGGTTCAGCCCTCCAGCATCGACGTGCGGCTCGACCGGTTCTTCCGGGTGTTCGAGAACCACCGTTACGCACACATCGACCCTGCCATCGAGCAGCCGGATCTGACCAGGATGGTCGAGCCGGAGGGGGACGAGGCCTTCATCCTCCACCCCGGGGAGTTCGTGCTCGCCTCGACGTACGAGGTCATCTCGCTGCCCGAGGACATTGCCTCCAGACTGGAGGGGAAGTCGAGCCTCGGCCGGCTGGGGCTGGTCACGCATTCCACGGCGGGCTTCATCGATCCGGGATTCTCCGGACACGTGACCCTGGAGCTGTCCAACCTCGCGACGCTCCCGATCAAGCTGTGGCCCGGGATGAAGATCGGGCAGCTGTGCATGTTCCGGCTGAGCTCGCCCGCGGAGTTCCCGTACGGGAGTGAGCGGTACGGCTCGAGGTACCAGGGCCAGCGCGGCCCGACCGCCTCGCGCTCCTTCCAGAACTTCCACCGCACCCAGGTAGGCGACCGGCATGAGTGACGTGGTACCCGAGAACCTCGACTACACGGCGTTCGGGCAGGCCGTGCAGGAGCTCGCGCAGACCATTGCCGATGACGGCTATGAGCCCGACATCATTCTGAGCATCGCCCGCGGCGGCGTTTTCGTCGCCGGCGGCCTGG
This window harbors:
- the dcd gene encoding dCTP deaminase, whose protein sequence is MLLSDKDIRAEIDSGRVRIDPFEESMVQPSSIDVRLDRFFRVFENHRYAHIDPAIEQPDLTRMVEPEGDEAFILHPGEFVLASTYEVISLPEDIASRLEGKSSLGRLGLVTHSTAGFIDPGFSGHVTLELSNLATLPIKLWPGMKIGQLCMFRLSSPAEFPYGSERYGSRYQGQRGPTASRSFQNFHRTQVGDRHE